From Plectropomus leopardus isolate mb chromosome 4, YSFRI_Pleo_2.0, whole genome shotgun sequence, the proteins below share one genomic window:
- the LOC121941710 gene encoding suppressor of cytokine signaling 1-like, with protein MVRDNLDRTVVQSRKQNHTAVTQNQSNPPEESARPKRAQSPKRVQTESQEPTETQLDLLQWKKLQEEPESWCQLFSGSDAESLPTHLRPFSSAAEYKLVKRTFQQLQHSGYYWGSMTMEEAHAILTKAPLGTFLIRDSVQPDVFFTLSYQSDDGPTSVRVQLNNLLFSLYGSHRTFASLFALLTYYTSSSCKLTAPYRKQRPEHLKQMCRRAIIRTHGAEKIGTLPGLSTQVKDYVHAYPCCI; from the exons ATGGTCAGAGACAATCTTGATAGAACAGTAGTTCAGAGCAGAAAACAGAACCATACAGCTGTGACACAGAACCAAAGTAACCCCCCCGAGGAATCAGCACGACCAAAACGAGCCCAGAGCCCAAAGCGAGTTCAAACAGAGAGTCAAGAGCCGACAGAGACGCAGTTAGATCTACTGCAGTGGAAAAAACTACAGGAAGAACCTGAGTCCTGGTGCCAG CTATTCAGTGGATCTGATGCTGAGAGCTTGCCCACACACCTCCGTCCATTCAGCAGTGCAGCAGAGTACAAACTAGTGAAACGTACTTTCCAGCAGCTCCAACACAGTGGTTACTACTGGGGATCAATGACCATGGAGGAGGCACACGCAATACTCACAAAGGCACCACTGGGCACCTTTCTCATCAG AGATAGCGTCCAGCCAGATGTTTTCTTCACTCTGAGTTACCAAAGTGATGACGGCCCGACTAGTGTTCGTGTTCAGCTGAACAACCTGCTCTTCAGTCTGTATGGCAGCCACAGGACTTTTGCTTCACTCTTTGCTCTGCTCACGTATTACACCAGCTCATCCTGTAAGCTGACGGCACCTTATCGCAAGCAGCGTCCAGAGCACCTGAAGCAGATGTGCAGGAGGGCCATTATACGCACGCATGGAGCAGAGAAAATAGGCACCTTACCTGGACTCAGCACTCAAGTTAAAGACTATGTTCATGCGTACCCTTGTTGTATATAG